The following are encoded in a window of Alphaproteobacteria bacterium genomic DNA:
- a CDS encoding IS110 family transposase codes for MEQAITIGLDIAKNVFELHGRDASGKVVLRRRLKRARMAEFFAGLPKATIGMEACGSAHHWGRVLQGLGHEVRLMPPAYVKPYVKRNKNDGRDAEACCEAMSRPDMRFVRLKTVEQQAALSLHRSRELLVRQRTQTANALRALLGEFGIVAPVGKRGLDQLLAAIGEDTAGLPRSALMSARSLAAHHAQLETTIEELQASIVAEARADARALLLGSAPGVGPLTAHALLATMPDPAMFKSGRDFAAWLGLTPHDQSSGDKQRLGAITKQGDRTLRRLLVLGATAWLRHVARQPDKASPWLRRLMARQHKKKVLAVAQAARTARILWAMLRDNQPYRAPLAA; via the coding sequence ATGGAACAGGCTATCACGATCGGACTGGACATCGCGAAGAACGTCTTCGAGCTGCATGGCCGCGACGCCAGCGGCAAGGTGGTGTTGCGTCGTCGCCTGAAGCGGGCGCGGATGGCGGAGTTCTTCGCCGGGCTGCCGAAGGCGACCATCGGCATGGAGGCGTGCGGCTCGGCGCACCACTGGGGGCGGGTGCTTCAGGGTCTGGGCCACGAGGTTCGGCTGATGCCGCCGGCCTACGTGAAGCCCTACGTCAAGCGCAACAAGAACGACGGGCGCGACGCTGAGGCGTGCTGCGAGGCGATGAGCCGTCCAGACATGCGCTTCGTGCGGCTGAAGACGGTGGAGCAGCAGGCGGCGCTGTCGCTGCATCGCAGCCGCGAGCTGCTGGTGCGCCAGCGCACGCAGACGGCCAACGCCCTGCGCGCGCTGCTGGGCGAGTTCGGCATCGTGGCGCCGGTCGGCAAGCGCGGCCTGGATCAGCTGCTGGCGGCGATCGGCGAGGACACGGCAGGGCTGCCGCGCTCGGCTCTGATGTCTGCGCGCAGCCTCGCGGCCCATCATGCCCAGCTCGAGACGACGATCGAGGAGCTGCAGGCAAGCATCGTGGCTGAAGCGCGGGCCGACGCCCGGGCGCTGCTGTTGGGGAGCGCGCCCGGGGTCGGCCCGCTCACCGCCCATGCCCTGCTCGCCACCATGCCGGATCCGGCGATGTTCAAGAGCGGCCGCGACTTCGCCGCCTGGCTCGGCCTGACGCCGCACGACCAGTCGAGCGGCGACAAGCAACGCCTCGGCGCCATCACCAAGCAAGGCGACCGCACCCTGCGCCGCCTGCTCGTGCTCGGCGCCACCGCCTGGCTGCGCCACGTCGCCCGCCAGCCCGACAAAGCCTCGCCCTGGCTGCGCCGCCTGATGGCGCGCCAGCACAAGAAGAAGGTGCTGGCCGTCGCCCAGGCCGCCCGCACCGCCCGCATCCTGTGGGCCATGCTCAGGGACAACCAGCCCTATCGCGCTCCGCTCGCCGCCTGA